In Rutidosis leptorrhynchoides isolate AG116_Rl617_1_P2 chromosome 2, CSIRO_AGI_Rlap_v1, whole genome shotgun sequence, one genomic interval encodes:
- the LOC139893952 gene encoding protein disulfide isomerase-like 1-6, with product MVFELWNHKQTTGEVGKNFKGLDNLVLAKIDASVNKHPKLEADDYLTIMFYPMSNKLNRIKLPTMWSSKELAIPINKYLKEQVHGEQHLEKDEL from the exons ATGGTGTTTGAACTGTGGAACCACAAGCAAACCACTGGAGAAGTTGGCAAAAACTTCAAGGGATTGGATAATTTAGTTTTGGCGAAGATAGATGCGTCTGTAAACAAGCACCCAAAACTGGAG GCTGATGACTATCTAACAATTATGTTCTACCCAATGAGCAACAAGTTGAACCGA ATCAAGCTGCCTACGATGTGGAGTTCAAAAGAATTGGCGATACCGATCAACAAATATCTAAAAGAACAGGTACATGGAGAACAACATTTGGAGAAAGACGAGCTTTAG